The Thermosipho japonicus region ACTCCATAAGATCTACACAAAAAATGGATGTTGCCTTATCATTTTCTCCTAAAACATATTATTCCATCACCAAATGCAGTTTCATTTTTAACATTTGATTAATACGATAACGCATTTTCTTTCCTTTTATGTCTATCATACATATCTATATAAGTTATACTATTCTAATTTAATTTGTTTTTCCTATTCATTATTTTCGCATTTTCTGATATAATTATTTATGATAATTATTGTTAAGCCAAAAAGGGGTGAACAAATGATTGCAAGCGGGGGATTTAGAAAATACATAGCAATTACAGGAAGAAGAAATGTTGGAAAATCATCCTTCATGAACGCACTTATTGGACAAGATGTTTCAATAGTTAGCAACGTAGCAGGGACAACTACTGATCCTGTATTTAAAAGTATGGAACTTTCTCCGATTGGCCCTGTTACTTTAATAGATACTCCTGGACTTGACGATATTGGAGAACTTGGTAAAAAAAGAATTGAAAAAGCAAAAAAAACTTTATATAGAGCAGATTGTGGAATACTAATAGTTGACAGCCAACCAAAAGAATATGAAAACCAAATAGTAGAAATTTTCAAACAATTAGAAATTCCATATATTATTGTTATTAATAAAATCGACACAATAAACAGCGATGAAGTTGAAGAAGCGTATAAAAAATTTAATGTACCAATAGTTAAAGTTTCCGCTTTAAAAAAGATTGGTTTTGAAAATATTGGAAAGGTAATAGATTCTGTAATTCCTAAAGACGATGAAATTCCATATCTTTCTGATTTAATAGATGGAGGAGATCTTGTAGTTTTGGTAGTCCCAATAGATCTTGGGGCTCCAAAGGGAAGGTTAATTATGCCACAAGTGCACGCAATAAGAGAAGGATTGGATAAGGAAGCTTTAGTTCTGGTTGTAAAAGAAAGGGAATTAAGATATGCACTTGAAAACATAGGAATGAAGCCAAAGATTGTGGTAACTGA contains the following coding sequences:
- the hydF gene encoding [FeFe] hydrogenase H-cluster maturation GTPase HydF; protein product: MIASGGFRKYIAITGRRNVGKSSFMNALIGQDVSIVSNVAGTTTDPVFKSMELSPIGPVTLIDTPGLDDIGELGKKRIEKAKKTLYRADCGILIVDSQPKEYENQIVEIFKQLEIPYIIVINKIDTINSDEVEEAYKKFNVPIVKVSALKKIGFENIGKVIDSVIPKDDEIPYLSDLIDGGDLVVLVVPIDLGAPKGRLIMPQVHAIREGLDKEALVLVVKERELRYALENIGMKPKIVVTDSQSVMKVVSDVPDEIKFTTFSILESRYRGDLNYFVKSVKHIENLKDGDKVIIMEGCTHRPLTEDIGRVKIPRWLTNHTGAALEFKVWAGVDMPELNEIEDAKLVIHCGGCVMNRNSMMRRVRMFKRLGIPMTNYGVAISYLHGVLERALSPFKDVEI